The following nucleotide sequence is from Saccharomycodes ludwigii strain NBRC 1722 chromosome VII, whole genome shotgun sequence.
AACCTGCCagttatactttttttttaaacatcGACAGTCCAGGGTCTGGGGGCGATACTTTGTTTGCCGATACTGTAGAAGCCTACAAGAGGTTATCTCCTAAATTTAGAGAGTTTTTGGAAACTTTAAGTGTTGCGCACACAGGTAAGGATCAAGCTCAATTTTCCGGAATCAAAGGTGGTATTATCCGTAGAGAACCAGTTGAAAATGTTCATCCATTAGTTAGAGAACATCCTGTtttgaaggaaaaaattttatttgtcaACCAAGGATTTTCTAGAAGAATTGTTGGACTAAAAAGGGGTGAAAGTGATGTTCTTTTAGACTTTTTAACCGGATTGGCCGAAAATACCCATGATTTGCAAATTAGAGCACATCATACCCCTGGTTCTGTTGTTATCTGGGATAATAGAAGAACTCAACATGGGATAACTTTTGATTTTGACAAGCCGGTCTTGAGACATTTGGCCAGAGTCACTGCTACGGGTGAACGTCCAGTTGTTGActtgaaatatttaaatgatataaATTACAAGCCATAGATGCCTTTATAGAGGTTATATATGCAGGAATGTTGCCAAATTGGggataaaaaagaatgaaacagtaattttttttttttattgctaATTAGTATAAGTAATTGAGAAATCACCCTGTTCGTATTGGTactatttaatttttagcTTTTTagctttttattttttttttcttttttttttgcaccAATGTCATGGCTagtttgtttattaaatgAAGGTATTCCTCACAGACTTCTTCTTTGTGTTGCTAGGAATgtctctttctctttcccCCTCTAAAAGATACCATATCGAGTATCGTCTTGCTTATAAATGTTGGtcgttatttttaatttcagaTAAAAACATTGcactttttaatataaaaaagcagaactattgttattgtagAGTATtctatattatattaaaatccCACAGACCTTTGTGACACTAAAGCCTATAAGACATATAACTACATCcatttttacaaatataATGATACGTCAAAGAGATTACAGGtgtttctatttttttttttaacgtttcaaacaactttttaatgattactttttatcaattaaaaacttgtttaaaaaagaaactgtttatatataacagcaaatttattgttacaataaaaataagttatAAACCGCCTTCAACCTTCAAAATCTGAGAAATTGTATCATCAATACATTccttaaaacttttaaattggAAACCTAGCAACTCCCTAGTTTTTCTGTTATCCAACGTAGCcatagttttaaatttttcttcgTCTATTCCTTGTATGTATTTGGCAATTCTGCCCTTTAGATTCGGAAAATCTTCATTGATTTGGTTAGCAATTGATTGCAGAGTGAACCTTCCATTTTCAAGAAATAGCCTTTCGTATGCTAAATTATCATCTTCTAAGCATTTTATATGGGCTTTAACAACGTCATCGATGTGAATACACGAACCACAATAGTCATTGTCTACTATAGAACCGGGTTTTGTATGTAGCACTTCATTAATAACTTGGCATGAGGAATTTAAAGTACTTTTGATATCCTGTTCAAAAGTTTGAGGTCCCCAAACGTAAGATGGACAAATTGCAGTGCCAGCAAACCTAGATTTGTGTTTGTTGATAAATTCccagaaatatttttcaccATAAGTCTTACTACCATAATAAGCATAGTAtggattttttttggcttcTTCCCAAGTAATGGCATTCCATGATGCTTCATTAATAGTAAGCCCTGGTGTGGCATCGTCTTTTGCTTGTGCCAAGGCAGCAGAAGAAGAAGTCAagacaatttttttcacgTTAGGTCCATATAACTGTATTGCATGCAAAATAGATTTAACACCGTTTACAGCTGGAACCAATATCTCTTTTTCACAACTTTCTTTGACAGTGAAAAATAGTGGGGATGCCGTGTGTAAAACATAGTCAATTTGGACACCATGCTTTTGGAAGCTCTCATCAAAAGCGTTTGGATTAGAAATATCAGACACGACTGAAAATATTAGGTTTGGGTCATTTTTGAATAGTAGATGCAATTTCTCGGCCTTTTCTTTGGTTCTTATTGATCCAATTACTTTATAGTTCCTAGAGCttaataaacttttaataaGGTGTTTAGCAATAAAACCAGAAGCACCTGATACAAAAACAGTTTTCTTGCTGTCTGACATTTTccttgattttttttttttgtttgtttgtttttttgttttaatttcatttgtttgttttgaaTGTTGCAAATGATAAGAAGTTgcgtttaaaaaaaaaattggtagaaaaaataagttttGCTTTGctgttattttcattttttttttatttttattttaatatgaatttttataaacgaagaaaaaaatggtaatgATAATCCGTAGCTAATGAATATAAAAGTTATAAATCTAATGTTATGCACTTTATAATTTAGTAATAAGTTATGTGCATTTATAAAGATCGTATATGTGCTGGACCCCCACAATTGTGTTCATGTTtgcaataaataaattactGGTTCAAAGTTCAATCCTCCTGCAAACaagcatatatatatatatatctaaatGTATGATAAGTAGTTACTTATTTGTTTTCCTGATCGAGTTTTTTACCATATCACTTAGAAAagcttctttttcatttttttcttttggtttttctttttttttccttttggtTTTTCTTGTTTGGAAGTTGCATTCAAATTGCCATATAATTgttccctttttttatccttttttatGGCGTTTCCCAACCTATAAACAGATAAGCCTAATCCTGCAACTACCAACATCTTATACTTGTTTTCTATTGGTTGATGTCGTAATGTCTTTTCTGTTTTAGTAATTCTAAAGTTCAAGTAAGTATTTGAGTTGCAAATATGAGactttaatttaataaaaaaaaaagttgctGTAATCAAATctatataaaaagaatgcAAAAAGAAGCGTAAAAACTCCCGTTTGAGATTTTCTTataagacaaaaaaaaaaaatatcttgtACCTATAAAATATGTTCATATATACTTTTACAATCAAGTTtctttgtatatataactaTTTTAAAGCTATAGAACTGTAATCCTGTACAGTTGTCACTTTTTTATATGAATTACTGGCATcccatctttttttctgtgGCTAGAATCTGTGACACTGTGTCACAGATACAAGCATGGAAACTTTTAAACTGAAACcccaataatttttttgttttattgttatccAAAGTAGCCatggtttttattttatcttcatCAATCCCATATACGGGTTGAGCAATCTTGCCCCTCAACTGTGGGAAACTTTCATTAATCTCATTAACTATAGTTTGTAAAGTGAATCTACCATTACTCAATAGCAACCGCTGGTTTTCCAAGTTGTTATCTTTTAAACATTGCAATACAGTTTTACCCACGTCTTCAACGTCGATAAATGAACGGCATAAGTTGTTGTCCACTATCGTATTGGGTTTAGAATGAACAATCTCGTTGATAAACTCGCATGACAAATTTAACTTTTGTTTAACATCTTCCTCAAATTTCTGTCTCCCAAAAACATAGGTTGGTAAAATTGTTGAAACTTTAAAATGTGGATTGTTTTCTTTAACAAAATGCCAGCAATATTTTTCACTAAAAGTTTTGCCACCGTAATAGGCTTTGTACCCACTTTCCTTTGACTCTTCCCAAGAAATTGAATTCCAAGTTTCTTCATTAATGAAATTTCTTGATACGGAATCAAATTCTTTGGTACCACAAGCAGCAAATGAAGacataaaaacaaatttctTAACATTTGGTCCATACAATTGGATTGCACTTAAGATGGACTTGACTCCATTGACAGCAGGAATCAAAATCTCATTTTCTATACTTTTTTCCGCATGGAAGAAAAGAGGAGAAGCCGTATGGACAACGTACTCAATCTCTCTTccatatttaataaaggCTTCATCGAAAGCGTCTACTTTGGAAATATCGGGCACGATAGCAAATTCTAGCAAACTTAAATCATAATCAAGactaaataaattttgCACAAGTTCAGCCTTTTCTTGGCTTCTTACGGATCCTATGACTTTATACTCACCAGTTTCTAATAGTTGACCGATAATGTGTTTGGCAATAAATCCAGTTGCGCCAGAAAcaaaaactatttttttaaatgatggTTGTgacattatatatatatatatttttttttttggtgtttgcttttttttttattgttgttgctgttacTTGTCAATCATTGTTAAgtcatatatttatatttatatatcgTTTGATTTTGGCAAGGTGGATTTTATTAGAAGTATTACCTTATCAAGTTGTAGGCCTTATCAAAATTTAgttcgttttttttttaaaaaaaaaaaaaaatattttgttgataAACTGTCATTTTATTCGCGATTTCATCCATCATTcaatcaaaaaagaaaaatggcaacataaacaaaatacaaaagAGTATAATCAAACTTTTTGTATTAATCAATGCACCTGACctctattatttttttgtagtatTCTAATCacaaatatacatatttgAACTTGTTTAAGAATTTTGTCATACAAAAGTCTCTCCCAGATTGTCTAGGagaaagttaaaaaaaagcctCTCAAAGTATaagaaagtaaaaatattatagaaGAAATcttaaaattgaatataaATCAGTTCTGTAAATAGCAAATATCGAATAtgtataaaaaagataataaaaaaaaaaaaaaaaaaatctaactATAAATTAGTCTTGCAACAACTCCCGGATTTCTTTGCAGCAGCAGCGGCCTTTGCGTCTTCATAATAAACACTCTTATTAAATTCGTTATTGGCCAATGGAATATCCAAAGCTGGATTCTTGTCAAAAAAGGATGCTGGTGTGActaaaaattgtaaaaagtCACTTGCCATCAATGGAAATTGTTCAGTAGATGGTGGATGTGTCAAGGCCAATGTGCACCAAACAACAGTGTCAGTGTTTCTAACAGAATCTGAGCCATCACACCATTTGCTCAAACCAGTATCAGTCTGCGATTGATTGGTAAATTCACCAGCAGCGTACAATTGATCATCTTGGTATTTGGATACCCAAAATTGCTTGGTACCGTAGTGAGCTCTCTTGACATTGTATGAATTAGGAGAGGCCAAAATCATTTGTCTGGCTGGCATCTCAAACTTGTAAGCAACTGGTTTCAAAGTAGTTGGATTGATAGAGCTTTCATTAATGACCTTGACAGTTCTATTGGTGAATGGGGACTGGTCGACATAACCAGACTTTTCAACAAAAGTTCTCTTGGCCTCATAACCAACGTTATATGGATTCATTGGTGTGTTTTCCTCCATTGGAACATAGTCGTCGTAAACAACTGTGTTTTTGTCACCATCTAACCTTGTATCAAATCTAAAAGATAGCAAATGTTGATGGAAGGCAGCTGTGACACCTGGACCAACAATGGTACCAAAATTAGTTACATTATTTTCGTCATTTGGCATGGTAGACAAAATACCAGTAGCTCTGACTTGAACAGTGATGGCACCAACTTGATCAAAAACTAAGTTTACAATGTATTCATAGTTAGCAACAGTAGCAATAGTTTGAATAACAAattctcttcttcttgtAGTAACAGTAGAACCGGTTCTGTAATTTTGAtgcaaaaacaaaataccATAATCTTGTTCATGCATACAAATGGTGGATGGAATTAAAACAGGATTACCCTCACGGTCAACCCTTCTAGTGTCCAAATACTTAATGACACCCAAACAATGGCAGCCCAAAGCCAAAGAGTTTGCAGTGTTACCAAAACCACAGTCACCCAAATCAAAAGCTTGTTTTCTGTGGAAAGGAGCACGACCATCGGCATATGGAACTGTCATTTCGTTCAAGGCAACACGGTAAAACAAAGATCTACCCTTGAAGAAAACATCATACAAAGCAAACCCCTCTCTAACATTGGTAGAGATTCTAAATTCCCAATCTTGCCAGgtaattttattaccatctatattaaaagaagcaCCATCTGGTTGGGAAACAATCAAGGGTTTCAAACCTTCTCTTGGTTTGTAGTCTTCAACAACATTTGGATGGTACTCAACAGACTTCAATGGTTTGTATGGCAAAGTGTCCTTGATAACAACTTCATCTGGACCACTTGGTAAGTAGTCAATGCGAACAAATTTGTGAGACAAATACTCAAACACTGGAGAAAACTTCAATGGAATAGAATAGTGATTAGCTTCAGGATGATCTAATTTCATGTACATATAAGCTTGAATCAATGGGATTTTTTCGTTTGGTGAATCGGTACCGTACATCCATGGCTCACAAACTACAACGTAATTTAACTTTCCCAATGTTTTGTGGTTGTAAAATACTTTATCCAATTGTAACTTGGCAATTTCAGCTTTGATAACTGGATGCTccaaaataacattttcaaTGTCCAACATATCATCTGGTAGTAAAGGACCAACAGTACCTTCTGGTGTAGCTTGGTTGCAGATGATATGGTTTTCACTAACATTTACAATTGCTTTATACAATGgcattttattatttttatagtaGTAAGCATAAGTTCTTCTTGGAATGTATGG
It contains:
- a CDS encoding uncharacterized protein (similar to Saccharomyces cerevisiae YOL151W | GRE2 | Genes de Respuesta a Estres (stress responsive genes)), producing the protein MSDSKKTVFVSGASGFIAKHLIKSLLSSRNYKVIGSIRTKEKAEKLHLLFKNDPNLIFSVVSDISNPNAFDESFQKHGVQIDYVLHTASPLFFTVKESCEKEILVPAVNGVKSILHAIQLYGPNVKKIVLTSSSAALAQAKDDATPGLTINEASWNAITWEEAKKNPYYAYYGSKTYGEKYFWEFINKHKSRFAGTAICPSYVWGPQTFEQDIKSTLNSSCQVINEVLHTKPGSIVDNDYCGSCIHIDDVVKAHIKCLEDDNLAYERLFLENGRFTLQSIANQINEDFPNLKGRIAKYIQGIDEEKFKTMATLDNRKTRELLGFQFKSFKECIDDTISQILKVEGGL
- a CDS encoding uncharacterized protein (similar to Saccharomyces cerevisiae YOL151W | GRE2 | Genes de Respuesta a Estres (stress responsive genes)), whose protein sequence is MSQPSFKKIVFVSGATGFIAKHIIGQLLETGEYKVIGSVRSQEKAELVQNLFSLDYDLSLLEFAIVPDISKVDAFDEAFIKYGREIEYVVHTASPLFFHAEKSIENEILIPAVNGVKSILSAIQLYGPNVKKFVFMSSFAACGTKEFDSVSRNFINEETWNSISWEESKESGYKAYYGGKTFSEKYCWHFVKENNPHFKVSTILPTYVFGRQKFEEDVKQKLNLSCEFINEIVHSKPNTIVDNNLCRSFIDVEDVGKTVLQCLKDNNLENQRLLLSNGRFTLQTIVNEINESFPQLRGKIAQPVYGIDEDKIKTMATLDNNKTKKLLGFQFKSFHACICDTVSQILATEKKMGCQ
- a CDS encoding conserved putative copper amine oxidase, coding for MAGPQLHIFDPITDDEIKTTTSLLKDLGGDAKLHFIQVDRLDPPKKQAIEYLNIERYGGSKLPYIPRRTYAYYYKNNKMPLYKAIVNVSENHIICNQATPEGTVGPLLPDDMLDIENVILEHPVIKAEIAKLQLDKVFYNHKTLGKLNYVVVCEPWMYGTDSPNEKIPLIQAYMYMKLDHPEANHYSIPLKFSPVFEYLSHKFVRIDYLPSGPDEVVIKDTLPYKPLKSVEYHPNVVEDYKPREGLKPLIVSQPDGASFNIDGNKITWQDWEFRISTNVREGFALYDVFFKGRSLFYRVALNEMTVPYADGRAPFHRKQAFDLGDCGFGNTANSLALGCHCLGVIKYLDTRRVDREGNPVLIPSTICMHEQDYGILFLHQNYRTGSTVTTRRREFVIQTIATVANYEYIVNLVFDQVGAITVQVRATGILSTMPNDENNVTNFGTIVGPGVTAAFHQHLLSFRFDTRLDGDKNTVVYDDYVPMEENTPMNPYNVGYEAKRTFVEKSGYVDQSPFTNRTVKVINESSINPTTLKPVAYKFEMPARQMILASPNSYNVKRAHYGTKQFWVSKYQDDQLYAAGEFTNQSQTDTGLSKWCDGSDSVRNTDTVVWCTLALTHPPSTEQFPLMASDFLQFLVTPASFFDKNPALDIPLANNEFNKSVYYEDAKAAAAAKKSGSCCKTNL